GCCAGATCATTCAGAACGGGGGTTAATACCTGACCGTCGAGAGAAGCATTAATCGGGAAGTTTTGAAATGACTCCAGTTGCAGGACAATCAGATTGCTTCCTTTGGCCTGACCAAAATATTTGGTTTTAATAGCCGTTCCCTGACTGGGCTTATCCTGATATGGATATTTGCTAACCAGTTGATTAATTTTGTCGATGGTTTCGTTAATGTTACCATTTGCAATGGCTTCATTCTCTTTGCTCGTCAGAATTGCCGATGACACCTGATAATTCAGGAAACCAAGATTTTCGGCACGAACCAGTTCATTATCAATCGTTTCCCCTTTGACAATAAAGCTGCCTGACAGCACGATGCAAAATGCAGCCGTAAGGGCTACCCCCAACTTGCCCCAATACCGTCTCCGGCTTCTGCCGAAATGGAGGCTACTGTCGCCATAACTGCTGTTACGAGCTGAGGCACGACGACTGCGCAAGATAAACCATACGGGCAGAGCCAGTACGATATCCACAAAAAACAGGAAGTGCACAGGTCGTACCAGAGGTCCGATACTGCCTCTCACTTGGGCGACTTGGCCCAGTTCGCTGAGTGCCGTATATGTGGGAACCGAACTGAAATGTACGTTATAGAGTGTCGCCGCGAACAATACCAGCGAGAACAACACATTAAAACCTGCGTACACTGAACGCTTCCAGCCTTTTGGCACGATCAGATCGAGGATGCATACCACTGTCAGGGCCCCCAATGCGTCAGTAACGAAACCGATGCCGGACAGACCCTGGAAAAAGAAATACCGCAAAAGCGACAGCTTCAGCAGCATAAGAATAAATAACACGGCAAATAAGGTCCGTGATGAGGTCCGCTCATTTTTGGAATTAAACATGGTCGCTTTCAACCCTTATCTGAAATTTTTACGTTCATTTTACAAAACGCATATTTCAGTATAACAGTTTTGGGCTTGGTATTCCATGAGGGGATGCAGCAGACAAGAAAAAGTTCTCCCAAACTCCGTGTAAGGGAAATCTCTCTTTTCTACAGAGTTAAGCTGCTCTTGTTAAGGTCCTCATAAAGCTTACCCATAATAAATTCATCCACATATGTACCATTTACCAATAAAGACTTAGGCTTGATTCCTTCCTGTTTAAAACCAACCTTATGATATAAAGCTATCGCATTAAAATTATGGCTCATAACAGTCAGCTCAAGGCGAGTAATGTCCGCAGTAGGCCTCCATTCTTCCATTGTTGACATTAGATTTCTGCCAATCCCTTGGCCCGTATGGGCCTGTCTTACTCCAATGACGATACTCGCCCGATGTCGGATGCGTTCTGTTGTGCCCCCAATGACCGTAAGATGGCCGATGATCTTGCTCTGATGCTCCGCAATCCAGATTGAACTATTTAAAAAAGCATTCAACTGATCTATAAAACGAGCCTGCCCACTTAGCGTGGTCTTACGCTCTCCCGGATTATAGAGCATATAGGTACTTTCGCGATCCAGTGCTCGATGCAATTCCAGCAGGCGAGGCGCATCTTCTGCACATGCTTGGCGAATAATAACATCCTCGGTCGGCTTCTCCCTAATTTGCAAAATCCACTGCACCGCAGCGTTGAAATCAGTAGCCAAAAAGTCCGCTTCCAGCGCTTCCCATCGGGTACGGTTCTCTTCTAGCGACTCTACCCCTGCTCCGGTCAACACCAATATGCATAAACAGCCAGCTGCACGCGCAGCAGTCATGTCAGACCACCGATCTCCAATAACAATACACTGTTCAAGATTCAGATCATGTTCTAGCGCTGCCTGTTTTAGCATCGATGGTCGTGGTTTACGGCATTCACATTCAGCCTCGGCAGGGTGAGGACAGACATAAGTGTGCTCAATGCCAAAAAGCCTCATCTCCTGCTGAAAAGCTTCGATCGTTGACTTACCTTTTGAAATGCCCGGTTGATTCGTGAATCCAAACAATCGGATACCCTGTCCAGATAGTTTCCGGATGGATTCTTCAACTCCATGATATAGCTCCAGTTCACCAGGATATCGTATTTCATCTGTACCTCCAATCGTGCCATCCCGGTCGATAAAGATGGCCTGAATAGGAGTCTTATCATAAGTAGTCATATTGGATGTCTCTCCTTGTGCTCATTGTGGACGAAATAAATTCCATTGTTTATCTCAAATTAAAAAGAGGCAATGAATCGGCTTAGTGATAGTCATACGTTGACAGCAGATAAGTGAACACCATAAACAAGTTATGTCCACAAAAGCTTTTGCCTTTTTATTATTTCCGTATTATACCATCTGCCGATCCATTTACCTCTTTAATCGTTTACCCGAAGCAAAGCATTTACGCAATCGTCGATATATCGCCGTCCTGCCTGTTTTTGTTTTGGTCCTGCTTCTGGGCAAGGAGTGACGCCTGTGCGGCAGCAATACGAGCAAGCGGTACCTGTTCTGGCAGACAGCTTACATAATCCAGACCAATACGGTGACAAAAAGCAATGGATGCCGGATCAGCTGCATTCTCACCACAGATGCCTGCTTTTAGATGAGGTTTCCGGATTCGGCCCTGAACGAGAGCCATCTCCACCAACTGCCCCACTCCGTCGATATCCAGTACCTGAAATGGATTGCTGGGCAGTGAGCGCTGTGGCTCAACAAAATGAAGGAATGGCTTCTCCGTATGGTGACGGCTGTAACCAAACGTCATCTGTGTCAGCTCATCGGTGCCAAACGAGAAGAAGTCCGCATGACGCGCAATAGGAGCTGCGGTCAGTGCCGCTCGAGGAACTTCAATCCGTGCCCCCACTCTGTAGTGACAGTGACGCTTCTCCTCTCCAAGCACCTGGTCCGCTACATGATCCACCAGATCTCTCATGACCTGAAGTTCATTGGCATGACCCACCAAAGGAATCATGATCTCAGGCCGTACCCACTGCCCTTGGCGAATGCCCTTCACGGCTGCACGAAAAATGGCTTCCAGCTGCATATCGTAGATTTCAGGGAACACGGTTCCCAGTCGACAGTCCTGCTGCCCTAGCAACGGATATTGTTCATGTAATTCCAGCACCCTGCGGATGACACGCTCAAGCTCCTGCACCTCAGTGCTGTTTTCCTCCAATGCACTGAGAGCCAACTGTTCACGTCGTTCGTTTAACCGTTCAATATCAGGCAGCAGCTCATGCAGCGGCGGATCAAGCAATCGAATGGTTACCGGATAACCATCCATCGCTTCGAAGAGTTGTTCAAAATCAGCCTGCTGCATCGGCAACAGACGTTCCAGTCCGCGTTTGCGCTCAGCTTCGCTGTCTGCCAGAATCATTTTCTGTACAAAAGGAAATCTCGAAGCAGACAACAACAGTTGTTCTGTCCGACACAATCCAATGCCCTCAGCCCCTAACGCACGGGCCTTCACGGCGTCCTTTGGATGATCCACATTCGAAAGTATTGTAAGCCCCTTCATTTCATCTGCCCATTCAAGTAGAAGCTGCAGCTCTGGTGATAAAGTTGGAGATAATTTCAGCAATTCCTTCACATGCCAAGGCTGGATACGTAATATGGCATCCTCTTTGGTGATTACCCCTTCATCCACGAGATCTACAGTACTCCTCAGCGTCGCCTGTGATGTTAACCTCGCTTCACTGATTTCCACTAGATACAGGGTCCCAGTATCCACAACAAATTGGACTTCCTGTACCTCTCTCGTGTGAGACTCCAAATAACCGCAAGCGTCCTGCAAAAGACCATACAGTTCAGACTCTTCACTCCGCAGTTGATCCAGTCCTTCATTCGAAGGCCGAGAAGCAGCAATTGAAACGTAATCCCCTGTCATACCTCGTTCCCCTGTATCTGGATGACGAGAATATACCGTTCCGAACCCGCTGCGGTCACCACGCTCGCCATTGACCATCACCTGTATAAGAACAGCTGCTCCTTGAGTTTCATCGGAGAAAAGAGAAGGATTACGAAGAAGTTCTTGTTGGGAGTTGGACCGTATAACATGCTGTGAATCAGAAACTGCACGCATCACTTCTTTTAGCTGTAACTGAACATCTTGAGGGAAAGGATGACGTCCTTTCTCTTCTATTAAGCGTTTATATTCCGCGATGGCGAATGCTAACTTCGCTTCATCGAGTATAGAGATGTCTCCCCATTTTTCTTCAAATAGGGCATACGGAATGTCGTGCACCAGTTGACCATATTCCTGCAATAAAATTCGATAACAATTAAGGGCATACGGACGATCATT
Above is a window of Paenibacillus sp. E222 DNA encoding:
- a CDS encoding HAD-IIIA family hydrolase encodes the protein MTTYDKTPIQAIFIDRDGTIGGTDEIRYPGELELYHGVEESIRKLSGQGIRLFGFTNQPGISKGKSTIEAFQQEMRLFGIEHTYVCPHPAEAECECRKPRPSMLKQAALEHDLNLEQCIVIGDRWSDMTAARAAGCLCILVLTGAGVESLEENRTRWEALEADFLATDFNAAVQWILQIREKPTEDVIIRQACAEDAPRLLELHRALDRESTYMLYNPGERKTTLSGQARFIDQLNAFLNSSIWIAEHQSKIIGHLTVIGGTTERIRHRASIVIGVRQAHTGQGIGRNLMSTMEEWRPTADITRLELTVMSHNFNAIALYHKVGFKQEGIKPKSLLVNGTYVDEFIMGKLYEDLNKSSLTL
- a CDS encoding putative PEP-binding protein codes for the protein MTKRVVLLEEGTAEMKGLMGSKGAGLAALLQAGWPVPAGFIVTKEGCRTFCTRLAHLSAEGAQEIGSAIQHLEKHSGKIFGDSSAPLLLAVRSSETCPRGTASHALLHVGLNDVTVEGFARQTNDRPYALNCYRILLQEYGQLVHDIPYALFEEKWGDISILDEAKLAFAIAEYKRLIEEKGRHPFPQDVQLQLKEVMRAVSDSQHVIRSNSQQELLRNPSLFSDETQGAAVLIQVMVNGERGDRSGFGTVYSRHPDTGERGMTGDYVSIAASRPSNEGLDQLRSEESELYGLLQDACGYLESHTREVQEVQFVVDTGTLYLVEISEARLTSQATLRSTVDLVDEGVITKEDAILRIQPWHVKELLKLSPTLSPELQLLLEWADEMKGLTILSNVDHPKDAVKARALGAEGIGLCRTEQLLLSASRFPFVQKMILADSEAERKRGLERLLPMQQADFEQLFEAMDGYPVTIRLLDPPLHELLPDIERLNERREQLALSALEENSTEVQELERVIRRVLELHEQYPLLGQQDCRLGTVFPEIYDMQLEAIFRAAVKGIRQGQWVRPEIMIPLVGHANELQVMRDLVDHVADQVLGEEKRHCHYRVGARIEVPRAALTAAPIARHADFFSFGTDELTQMTFGYSRHHTEKPFLHFVEPQRSLPSNPFQVLDIDGVGQLVEMALVQGRIRKPHLKAGICGENAADPASIAFCHRIGLDYVSCLPEQVPLARIAAAQASLLAQKQDQNKNRQDGDISTIA